The genomic DNA CCGAGAAACTAGCTAAGGATATTGTTAAAGACGGTGAGGGGGCTACGAAAATGATCGAGATCAAGGTCCAAAACGCACCCACCGAGAAGCAGGCCAGGCAAATAGCCAAGTCCATTGCGGAATCTAACCTAGTGAAGACTGCAATGTTTGGTGAAGATGCCAATTGGGGCCGGATCCTGTGTGCCGCAGGTTACGCTGGAGTGGATTTTGATCCTTGGAAAACAGACGTTTTCATTGGTAATCTGCAAGTAGCCCAACAGGGTGGGGGATTGGAGTTTGACGAGGAACTAGCAAAGGAGATTCTAAGTCAAAAGACCATTGTGATTACGGTAGATCTAAAGCAGGGCCCAGCGGAAGCTACTGCTTGGACTTGCGATTTGACTTATGATTATGTGAAGATAAATGCACACTATCGAACGTAGGAGGGCTGTTTGGTTGGACCAACTAGTTAAGAAGGCAAATGTATTAATCGAGGCGTTACCATATATCCGCAACTTCTTTGGGAAGACCTTTGTAATTAAGTACGGTGGTGCCGCCATGACCCATGATTCCCTGCGGGAAGCGGTGGCACTGGATTTAATCCTGATGCGCTATGTGGGACTTAATCCAGTGGTGGTTCATGGAGGGGGCCCTGCCATCTCTAGCACGATGAAACGAATGGGTAAGGAACCCTGTTTTGTGGATGGAATGCGGGTGACCGATAGGGAAACCATGGAGATCGTGGAGATGGTCCTTGTGGGCAAGATTAACAAGGAGATCGTCAGTCTCATTAACCAAAACGGTGGCAAGGCGGTCGGAATTTGTGGTAAGGATGGTAACCTGATTCACGCAGAGAAAATGCAAAACGGCAAAAGGGACCTTGGTTATGTAGGAGAGATTACCCAAATTGATCCGAGCATCGTCAATACCCTCACTGAGAATGGCTACATCCCAGTGATTACTCCGGTGGGGATCGGTGCAGATGGGGAAAGCTACAATATTAATGCGGATCTGGTTGCTGGTCGACTGGCAGTGGCATTAGGGGCCGAGAAATTGATCATGCTTACCGATGTAGAGGGAATCTTCGGTAGTGGTGATGACCCGGCGAGCCTCATCAGTCAGCTGAGTATTGCCAAGGCCAGACTGATGATTGAAAGCGGGCAGATCAGTGGCGGCATGATTCCTAAGGTCACCGCCTGCATTGATGCCCTTGAACATAAC from Limnochordia bacterium includes the following:
- the argB gene encoding acetylglutamate kinase: MDQLVKKANVLIEALPYIRNFFGKTFVIKYGGAAMTHDSLREAVALDLILMRYVGLNPVVVHGGGPAISSTMKRMGKEPCFVDGMRVTDRETMEIVEMVLVGKINKEIVSLINQNGGKAVGICGKDGNLIHAEKMQNGKRDLGYVGEITQIDPSIVNTLTENGYIPVITPVGIGADGESYNINADLVAGRLAVALGAEKLIMLTDVEGIFGSGDDPASLISQLSIAKARLMIESGQISGGMIPKVTACIDALEHNVARTHIIDGRKPHSLLLEIFTDQGIGTMVTKED